One genomic segment of Ignavibacteriota bacterium includes these proteins:
- a CDS encoding TolC family protein, producing MKKNLLTILFFLSIQNYFAQEIYDLEKSINVALQKSFGIQNANYSLTASQKSLEAFKAGLFSQLDLEFDIPSYSKSLTSQFNPLLSKEEFFELGSTRLEGRLSLSQPVIFTNGNINLTGRVFGRDQFGTGLESTKDYFTNFSISLQQPLFTFNTQQANLERAEINLENSKRNFDEAEQNIIYNVKSAFYNLYKIKENVKILEEKVKQNEESFLTAKNKLVAGLIAEVEALQLEVDLASSKNELLNSQRSYEEDLSNFKLLLGLELDENIEIISNIEYSPIIVDEEKAIESALNKRPDLLNQQSEIYLSKLNVEEIDSRRQIKADLIARYGLSKNDEKFSSLYADLLDDINVGLNLSIPIWDWGQNNKQVESAEANYKINQLVYENLKKTIRNDVISAINRLNSAKARVEVLSKSVEIAEKSYNISLERFRSGTISSFDLAQMQIRLTEAKNNSLSALIDYNLALADLERKTYLPFN from the coding sequence TTTGCCCAAGAAATTTATGATTTGGAAAAATCAATTAATGTTGCATTGCAGAAAAGTTTTGGAATTCAAAATGCGAATTACTCGCTCACCGCATCGCAGAAAAGTTTGGAAGCATTTAAAGCCGGATTATTTTCTCAGTTGGATTTGGAATTTGATATTCCAAGTTATTCAAAAAGTTTAACAAGCCAATTCAATCCGCTCTTGAGTAAAGAAGAATTTTTCGAATTGGGAAGCACTAGGTTAGAAGGAAGATTAAGTTTATCGCAGCCGGTTATTTTTACAAACGGAAACATAAATTTAACCGGAAGAGTTTTTGGAAGGGACCAATTTGGAACCGGTTTGGAAAGCACAAAAGATTATTTTACAAATTTTAGTATTTCACTTCAACAGCCGCTTTTTACATTTAATACACAGCAAGCAAATTTAGAAAGAGCCGAAATTAATTTAGAAAATTCTAAAAGAAATTTTGATGAAGCCGAACAAAATATAATTTACAACGTAAAATCAGCATTCTACAATTTGTATAAAATAAAAGAAAATGTAAAAATTCTGGAAGAAAAAGTTAAACAAAATGAAGAATCATTTTTAACTGCCAAAAATAAATTAGTTGCGGGACTTATTGCAGAAGTTGAAGCTTTACAATTAGAAGTTGACTTAGCATCGAGTAAAAATGAATTGCTAAATTCTCAAAGATCATATGAAGAAGATTTAAGTAATTTTAAATTGTTATTGGGTTTGGAACTTGATGAAAATATTGAAATAATTTCCAATATAGAATATTCTCCAATTATTGTTGATGAAGAAAAAGCTATTGAAAGTGCACTAAATAAAAGACCGGATTTACTAAATCAGCAAAGTGAAATTTATTTATCAAAATTAAATGTCGAAGAAATTGATTCGCGAAGACAAATAAAAGCTGATTTAATTGCCAGATATGGATTAAGCAAAAATGATGAAAAATTTTCAAGTTTGTATGCGGATTTGTTAGATGATATAAATGTTGGATTAAATCTATCAATTCCAATTTGGGATTGGGGACAAAATAATAAACAAGTCGAATCTGCAGAAGCTAATTATAAAATTAATCAGCTTGTTTATGAAAATTTAAAAAAGACAATCAGAAATGATGTAATTTCTGCAATCAATAGATTAAATTCTGCAAAAGCAAGAGTTGAAGTTTTAAGTAAATCCGTTGAAATTGCAGAAAAAAGTTATAACATTTCTTTGGAAAGATTTAGATCCGGCACAATTTCAAGTTTTGATTTAGCCCAAATGCAAATCAGATTAACAGAAGCAAAAAATAATAGTTTGAGCGCTCTTATTGATTATAATTTGGCTTTAGCTGATCTTGAAAGAAAAACTTATCTTCCCTTCAACTGA